The genomic stretch AGCATATGGACGTAATATGAATACAATTGTGTTCACTACACTGGACTCGTATGATTGATCTGATTATACATATTGCTGacaaagctgtgttttattttgatttttttatacttttcctaaGTGAATCCAGGCTATGCTTTGGTCAGCAtcttgtgttttaataatatagtTTTTAAGTAGGCCaactattatttaacattttttaaacacattattctAATATTTTTGACATCACAAGTGCTTTCAGAACTCATTATGACATAAAATGCAGGTCTGTGACACTATTCTGACCAATGTAATGATGTCAtcatgataattaaaaaaaaaaaaatgtcataaagaTAATTTTAGTTAATTGTTTTCATTAAGGTGGTTGTATGTTACGTTGTTTGTGAATTAAGAAAAGCAGCAAGGGTTGGTGTTGGTGCATCTTTAGTACACGCTTCCACAGTTTAGCCAGAAAACATACAATGATGAAAgtcaggtttgtttacatccGCCAAAGATGGTTATCCTGGTGACTCTACTGATGGTCATTGATATTTCACAGAAAACTGGAGATTTGACATTCAAGGAGTTGAAATGAGCTGACTAAGTTAACTTTCTGGAGttagaaacaaaatgttttctttcacaAAAGTAACTTACTATGTCTGGCACCGAGTGTGGCTGGCAACAACATTAAGACTTAGAGGGCGAGGTCTGCAAATACCATAATTGTGTTTTGGATTCCAAAAGTAGAAGGCTGTGGGAAGGATAGGGAAGTAGTGGCTGGGAGGAGTTAGAATGttgacacagtttaaaaaaaaaaaaaaaaaaaaaaaaaaccctccaatGACGCAGAAGGTAATACACGGCCGTAAAatgctgcagcagcagctctagagaACGATACAAGTTGCTTTATTTCTCTGCGGAGTCTGATCTGATCTGCACAGCACTAATCGACAACTGAAATAATCACCAGAAAGCAGGACGTGTACTACCGTACTGAGCAGCACCCAGGCTACTTTATGTTATAACATTTGTGAAGTTGTGACACGACCAGTGGAAGAAATAAAGTAACAACGATGCCTGGAAAGAAAGTTTGCATTGTTGGATCAGGAAACTGGTGAGTTACATTATAATTTGAGCACTCTTTACAGTTGATAATTTAGCACCTCTGTTTATTTGGATTAGCATTGCACTGAACCACGCGATTCAGTAATCATATGCCTCTACCTACTATACTCTCGTTGTTGTTGCTGTACAAATCCaccttatatttatttttaaattaatactcGAATGTGTGATTAAGTTTCAACTGACGCTACTTGTGAAAGATTGCTTAACAACCGGCAAATAACTTCTTATTTAATTAAGAGTCCCGGTGTTACGCTCACATGCCCCTATTGCATACTCGTAGTGTAGCAATAGTACTTAAGACGGGAGTTTTGTGTTCCCAGAGTGTTGCAACCCCAATTCCATTTGGAGACTCATATGCCACTAGTTAACAAGCTCTGCAATCGGTGATGTGGTAAAATAAGAGATTACTCCATTCAAAGTAGATAGTCAGAACTACTGTACTTGGTTTCATGGATCTGTCAAAGTTACGTTTGCGATTCAAGAAGGGTTCGCTGTCATTAATTCGGTAATGCTCGCAGGGAGCTCCATGGGATGGGCCGGTGTATCTTACCCTTGCTCTATATACTTACCCTTTGCCCTGTTGTAATAACCCACCCATTAATACTGTTTCAACCTCATGAGCACGATATTGCAGTTTTATCTTTCTCTTTATTTTAACCTGGACTGCATTTAATCAATTTCCCTGCCACAACACCTTACCTTTGTTTTTAGGGGATCAGCTATTGCCAAAATTATTGGCAAGAATGTTACAGGATCCAACAGATTTGATCCCATAGTGAACATGTGGGTTTTTGAAGAAGAGGTTAATGGCAAAAAGCTGACAGAGATAATCAACAGCGAACATGAAAATGTGAAGTATTTGCCTGGACACAAACTGCCAAACAATGTGGTAAGACTTCTTGAGCAACTCTGCTTGTCCTGTAATATGGACTATGAATACTCATAGTGCTGATGCAATGTCTTTTTGGTCTAATCTGTCAACACTTTCACTTATGCTCCAGTGGCTTGTTGCTCAGTATTTCATAACAAAGAATTTAATGCAATTGATTGTTGAAGGTGTCCCATGCCTAAACCCTTCTCTACTGGACTAAAGCTTATTCAGCTTTGATTACATTTAGTGTTCACTCTGGTTTATCTTCTAGCAGAACAATTATAAAGCTTTCATTGATCCTTCACAGTCCCAAAGCAAACTGATCCaggcacaaacacaaataattaatattattttcccTCAATCACTTGATTGGTGTTGTGGAAGTAATCCATTACACTTATACCTATCTTGAACAacattgtaactagttacagtaacttacTGTTTTGAAAAACATGCAACCAGTCACTGTTACAAATACAGTAGTTAGTTATCAGGTGTGTCCAATTCCTGTCCTCACAGACTATACCTTATGAACTAAATGTTGTCATAGGTAAGACAGTCAGACTAGGGCTAATCaggctctgtgaaaccagcagaTTTTGGTATCTATCACAAGTAGGTCTTCAGTCTACATCTTACGATGTCAAATCCCAAATGTCCATGTGCACTATTAAATAAGTCATTAATGCATTTCCCAGATTTAGCCTTTAATTCCTCATTTGCAACAACATCTTACCTTCATTAGCCCTGACGGTAAAAGGAGACTTAGATTGTGAAACATGCAGGAACTGGTGCTAAATAGTGTTTCATGACTTTGTCGTAATACTGTGTAAAAGTACTGGCTAATTTACATCTACAATGGATTAAAGTAAAAGGCTATGCATTAATTGCTTTCATTGTACTTCCCTGGGGAAAGTGTACTTCTAAAGGATAACCTTGCCAGTCAATTGCACTGGAACACCATAGCTGCATAGATACCTTTGACGTTCATGTTAAAATGGTGACTAACGACAAGTAAATTTTTGTGCTTGTCAATTGTCAGATTGGCTTTAAATTGTAGAATTGCAACAGGAAGTAAAGTCAGCGTTTAGGGGAATGAGTGCAGAAACTCAAGTTAGTGAAACGTTGCTACTGAAGTGAGATGACCCCCTCTTGCACACCTGATCCatgtttgggtttcttttttccccaggtTGCTGTCCCAGATGTAGCTGAAGCCTCAGCTGGTGCAGATATTCTGGTCTTCGTTGTCCCCCATCAGTTTATTTCCAAACTGTGTGATCAGATCAAGCCCAAAATCAAACCAGCAACATTTGGAATATCACTCATTAAGGTTGGAAAACGGGCACAATATTTTCTGCTAGGCTCATGAATTGTATTAAGTCTTTAACTAGCGATCTGTAACCCTGTTTAGCTGTCCTCCTGAGGGACTGAGAGTCCTATCTGGAAGTGGGGGATGTCAGTCTGCTTCCCTCCACCAACTTCAATGTGCTGCTTTAATTCCTGACTACAGGGTGTGGATGAAGGTCCTGACGGTTTAAAGCTCATCTCCAACATCATTCGAGAGAAGCTGGAGATTGAAATCAGTGTGCTGATGGGTGCCAATATCGCTAGTGAGGTGGCAGATGAGAAGTTCTGTGAAACAACCATAGGTAATCCTTACACGAATTGTGACAtaagaaacaaaaagagaggAGCTGTATCCTATccatcctttatatatatatatatatagacacggCTGATACTGCTAGCTAAAAGGGttaactgaatgattgattacttGTAATATAGAAATATCCATTGTGCTATATAAAGTACTGTTTATAGTTGGACCGTGGAATGCATTTCAAACGGAATGCTGAAACCAGAGCAATGTACCCCTCTTAGCATAGAAATGTGAAATGTAACACTTGAGACACGATTTGAAATGATCTAGTCTGGCTTGTTGGGTCATGATTAGAGGATCTGAAAGCTTAATTTCTTGTTTGTATACAGGATGCAAAAATGTGCAGCACGGTCAGATTTTTAAGGAGCTGTTTCAGACTCCAAACTTCAGAATCACAGTGGTGGAAGATTGTGATACTGTAGAGCTCTGTGGTGCTTTGAAGGTGAGACGTGAACTTTACCAAACATCTTTTTTTCTGCACCTCCTCGACACTGACACTGTTTAGTCTTCCTGTAAAGTGACTTGGTGCTAAGCGAATGGCTGCCCCTGTTTCACTCTGTGTTTCCCTGCATTTACAGAACATTGTAGCAGTTGGCGCTGGATTCTGTGATGGGCTGGGCTTTGGTGATAACACCAAGGCGGCAGTGATTCGCTTGGGTCTGATGGAAATGGTGGCCTTTGCAAAGTTATTCTGCAAAGGGACAGTATCCTCTGTCACCTTCCTGGAGAGCTGTGGAGTGGCTGATCTCATCACCACCTGCTACGGTGGGCGCAACAGGAAGGTAGCAGAAGcatttgtgaaaacaaaaaaagtaagtgCCACCTGGGACATCTGGAAATgggtacattttcattttttttcttctaagttCTCTGCCAATGCAGTCTGACTCATTCGCATAATATTGTAAGATTACATCCTGATTTGAGCTCTGTTCCTCAGCTTTGTTTTATATGCTGAATGTGGGGAGAATTTGTGGCATTTTATTACCATTAAACCAAAGAGAAATCCTGAGCATATATCGGTATGGATTCTAACAATGTATTTTCCTATCTAGTCCATAGAGGAGCTGGAAAAAGAAATGCTTAATGGACAGAAGCTGCAGGGTCCCCAGACATCAGCAGAGGTGTACAAGATTCTCAAAAAATTTTATATGGTTAACaagtaagtgtttaaaaaaaaaaaaaaaaaaaaaaatatataaatatatatatatatatatatatatatatatatatatatatatatatatatagcttgctTAAATACTTTCTAACAGAAACAAAAGAGCTCATATACTGTAGATTGTGAAACTTGTGGCCGAGATGAGCCTGGCTGATCTTGTAAAAAGCATTGGAATGCGTGCATCTGACTCTGACACATGCCCTGCTGATACCTCGGAGAGGGGGGCACTTGCATCTGAACTGACTTGGCTGTGTGCCAGCTTAATGTACCAAACCCTGCTGGCCTGCTTCCAACTGGGTGCAGCTCGAGAACAAGAGGGTTGTAATCATTGTGACACGCTGCCAGTATGGACTTGCCCTCTAAAGGGATCAGGTTGAAAGTACAGTGCCAGACTCAAACTTGCAGtaacacacattgtgtgtgtgtctatactatatatatataatctgtactttttctttctctttctgcagATTTCCACTGTTTACTGCTGTGTATTTGATTTGCTTTGAGGGCACGCCAGTCCAAGAGTTCATTACTTGCTTACAGAACCACCCCCAGCACATGTGACCAGGGGAACACGTTGTCCTGCTCCCTCCTCCTCTACCCACTCCGTAGTTCTCTcctacattttaaatgctttgtacTTTAACCATTAAACCATTTCATTGGCCTACTTGCTGCTTGTCTTCTTGTTTTTAGAATAAATGTGGTGATTCAAAAGCTAAGAGCTATTAATAAAATGACATGAAAGAAAGCCTTATGCTTtttataataacacaaaacaaaagactttccTCCATTAAggatttaaatgataaaacatttaTTCAGTCTTGTGGTGTGAGAAACAAGGGTACATGTTCAATTGTGATGTTTGAGCAAATTCTGGTTCCCATTACTGTTGTGACTGTTTCCAAGCCAGATGCCCTGGTTACCACAAGATTCTGAAAACCTCAAGcattgtattaaataatgtatgaaATATGAGTGTACTTGTATACTCTGAACCAGAGGATAAGGTGAAGCAGTGATCAATAAGTAGAAACATGCTCACTAATACTTGTTGTTATAGGGACCACGCACACACTAATATGCAAGTCTGTTATTACAGTAAACTTGATTTTCAAAAAATTACGGGCACACactttttcaattaatttattcatttatttctagcATTCACATTAGTAGTACATACAACtagctttttaaacattttttttaagcaagctCAGATTTGTATCTATAGAAATGTCTTTGGTTTCATTACATAGTAGACAACTCTAAACCTATGACTGGAGTACAGAGCCCTTGCAGGTTGTCATATACTATTAACACAGCTCTGGTAACAGATTCTGGAGCTGTATACTGAAGTGTCTTTCACAGCATTCAGTGTGCtttttaacaatacaatatacaagCATAGTGAACTCTCTCCTTGTGTCCACTTTCTTCCAGAGACCTGGGCTCAATTGCAGGAGCTTTGCAGAAGTTCAGGTTCAGCTCAGTTAACACATACATCTTTCCTCGTTGCTCTTGTTTTTAAGATGCTGCGAATCTGCTGCCACTCTCGTCGTGGTCAGAATAGAGGGATTCCACTGTAGACTGTAAACATAATACTTTCAAAGCAGAGCATATTATATGAGTTAACATTATCTAGAAAGGGGAATAACTAGATGTATACTTTCCtccatacacacatatatatatatatatatatatatatatatatatatatatatatatatttgggattTTGTTGAATACAAACCTTTAAGTATGACAGATTGCCTGGAAACAACTATAAAATGATCCCCTTGCTGGTAACTGGTGTAAAACCCATGTTCTTCCAGATTCTATCCAAACTTGGCATTATGGAACACTACAGAAGCATATTGTATTCCAAAAAGAATGTTGTCTAAAGAAGACATTtcattagtaaaataaataaaccatgtgacTTAAAAAGGTATGTGCAATTCAAACAGTTTCAgtagttttaaaacattgtagATATTGGAGTGTAAATAATACCACGCAGATCATAAAGCTTTACAAGCAGGCGAGTGagaacttgtggcaaagtggctagtgaaggggaacaggtgtagcggtgatgcgatgcaggagtgacaggcagacaacggtatccagtgaaaaaggtgctttcaTATAATcaaggtctggtgaccgtaaaataatgcatccccagctatacacaacaatgcgtaaagtgcggggataacaaaaacagggcacagtcccgaacaaaacacaaaacgcggtcaccagtcctgggtgagtgcagacgtgcaggtgcttggtgcagacacaggttctgtggtgtgtagtggtgctccagatcgtgctgaccctggcgacagctccggaggcgTGCTTAACTGCCTAGtggtgaatacaaaaacagacagttacacgaacagacacaataacacaaaacacgaaTGCAATTCACTCTGaaagctcctctctcagtccttctctctccaagcgttaacccaaacgaaggaaaagatcagcgttaccctggcctctatatgtaatcccgcgtgatatctaggtaaacggttgcagctgtcttattacttgcagctgcccctcgtttacctttcaagtcaatacggtcttacaacagagtatcacttctttccaggctgactaACTTCCCGgccctggaaaagaactgtcaggccagcccttccagatacttctcctcccgttctttagcaccctcacaggttgggaggaagatttatcaccagaactcattgtatttctgtcacagaacTATATTGGGGagaactaataattaaaaaaaaaagcagaaacaaaagtaATATTGAAATCCCACTGTTAAGTGCATCTACAATAAAGCATCTACAATTCACTGTAACAATCACAGATCACTAAAAACTGCTTAAATTAATCTAACCCAGGAGTATAATACATTGTTTAAGATGACAGTCCTGCAGGACCCTGGTACCCTGGTACAGGAACAGTGCATCAACCCCTGCAATCTGACAGGCCAggatactttattttaaaacttacCTTGTCAGAGATGTAAGACTTACGCACAACAGCCAAAACCTTGATTGAAACTCTGTTTTCAGAGTTCTTACACAGCAGCAACTTTCATACAACACTTTGCAGAGTTCAACATTATTAAtcttgtttagtgttagtcagtGGGCTTAGCCCATGCCAAGTGTGTTAAAGGGggcattattattaaaagtgaatGATTTTCAGTACATTGATTAGGCATATAGACGTAACAAGAGGGGGTGTTCATAATTGGTAGGTTTGTTTCTCAGAGCTTGTACAGTACACTATACTAAatgtcaggcttttttttttttgtttgtttgataacaaaGTAGACATTCTTATAACACATtgaacaaaatatacatatttcaaaagGAAACATATACACAAGACTTTTGTACTGGGAAAGAGTAATTAagcatacataatatatatttttaacataatgTCATATCATTGTCAATGCAagtgaaaatgttatttacagcTTCAAAATTGTTTGGACTGCATTTTgtgaataaacacaaaacatcatCCACTTTGCTGACATAAGAAAACCAggccaattatgtttttttcaaaagaataGAATTCTGACATTTTCACTTCTTCATTTACCCTAGCAACATAGCGGTGAATCTGAGCAAACACTTTGAACACAGCTCAGAAAATATCAATTTGTGTTGCTTCATTTTCAGCTGATTTCACCTTCCTGTCAAACAAGGTACTTAAAAAATGAGCTCTCTGGCAGTATCAAGCTGATCCTTTGTTCTTTAATACATGACCATAGCGCTAGGTTTCAACAGCAGCAGTTACAGTATCTCCAGCAATCTTTTCTCCCAGTGATTGTGCTCGGTCCCCAGCCACCTTGGTTCTCAAGCTCCATCCCCTCCAGAATTGAGCAGTCAGCCAGGATTTCGGGCTTCTTCCTATAAATTACACATGAAATCCATACATCTTTTGTCAGGCTTCTTGGACACTTGCATTACTGTACCTCAACCAGGAAACATCCCAAGCTCATTTTTTTATGGCTCATCTGTCAGGGAATATCATATTAACAACTACAACCTGACTCTAAGCAATTAAACAGCTGTCTAGAATGTGACAGTAATGTAGAAACCAactctaaaaaaaacacaatgaaacatgTAGTGTTGTTTGACTGATTGCATACAACATAAAAGAGATGGCAGCAAAACCCCCATTGCACAACATTTGGACCCATTCccggttttactaggagtttgataagacacacctgagattgTTACATACACATAATCAGGTTCATATTAGAACCTGGAATGAGTTGAACTGCAATGCAATAAGAGGCTTATTCCCAACCTGTATAATCATATGCATAACCATATGTTTTGTTGCATGAAATATAGAATGCTTACAAGGACTCGAAGAGTTACGAGAAGGAGCACTTCATGATGCACCATCCTATTGCCATGGATATCCCATAACCTTGATGCTCTTCTCACCACCTGATCACTCCACTGGTACAATCCTAGACTGTAAAAGAAATCAGAAGCACTGCCATACACTTTCCTATAAAACTGACATTGCAAAATATGCACTGTGTAGTTTAAGAAAGACAAACAGTTTCTTTCTGGGGAAAGAATATAGAAAtccacatttaaatgttttatttaaatttatttatgaataaatacCTTCGATTTTAGTGTTAATTATTTTGAGTGTCAGCTGCTGCtctataatatagtatataatatactCGATAATATTAGAACTCTGTGGAACGAGGACATGATAGAAGGTCTATTCAGCAGCAGTAAATCTATCTGGAAGCCAGTTAGAGTCAATTATTGGAGGAAATGATTTAAACTCATATTTTTGCATAAAATGCATAAAGCTCAGCTGGGAAACCCTGTTAGAAATACACATACATTCATTTCCTGGTCAAGCCAGCCAGTGGGAAGAACAATGAGGGGCCGCATACTTTACAGTGTGTCCGTTCAGACATGAATGTCACTTGTAACTGCAGGTCAAAATTCTCCTTCCCTCTTCAATAGAAAACTTTTCACTCATCACAGATTTTTTCAGTGTTGCTATATTGTAAGATAAAAGTGATTTCAAACAGCCCTGATAAGTTATGCCCTAATGATCCCAGCAGTATATCCTTGTTTTCACAATATTTTATTACTGCCATTGCAGAGCTGCAATGGCAAGCCATCTCATCTGCTCCTAATCAATAATTTTCTAGCTCCAATCCCCCAACCCCTACCccccacacactaaaaaaaaaacccacaacagcACTACACAATGGCTTCACTTCTGGGAATACCTAAACACAGCCTTTCAATACTTCCTAAGAGGATTTTCACATGACAGTCTGAGTAAAACTGTACCTATTCAATTATTAGACTGCACACAATTAGATCAGGGCTGTCTGGAAGGTTATTTCCAGCTCTCACTTTATACTGTTAAGGCTTTCTTACCAGCGCATGGATAATTTCATGTTTGACAGTGGACAGCATGCCTATAAACTCGTAGAAATCATATTTGGACACAGGTTAGTATATCCAGCAATGGGCCTAAATGAAGGAAGAAAAGGTTTGGTACTGAAACAAATGCATATTGGTGCTCTTTCTCATTTCAGTGTTAGAAGCTCAGTTAAGACAGAGTATCTATCTGTTGAATACGTTTTATTTATTATGACTATGCTTTTGTATGGTGAGAGGTTCAGTAAACaactaaatgcaaaaaaaaatcatggtCTACTATGTCAGCAATATCCgcaaggttataaaaaacattacatatcagTATTATGATAAAGTAGACCCCATGACCAGCCAGCTACACAGTATAACATCCAAATGGCTATGCCACGTTTACAGTGTGTGGATTAACTTCTCATACAAAGATGTACCTAAAAATATATGTAAGACATGCACACTGTGGCTTATAGACCCTCCATTAAATCCTGAATTTCTAATAGCAGAAATGCTTCATGACGACCACACCGTTGTTTCTCACCTCTCCGGTGCAGCCTTCAGTTGTCAGTATGCAGCATAAACCACAATGTTTTCCTGTCCACAATGTTGTGGTTAATCCACTAACATACAGCACGAAGTCCACATCCTGGACTCCTGCACCATCAGGCTCTCCAGCAGGCCCACAAGACTTGCCATTCTCACTGCACAGACAAGAGCAGTGTTACACAGGCAATCCCCAGGAATTACAAAGGAGAAACGTTGTAAAAGGTCATTCCACAGTGGTGGAGGATTATTATATTGTCATGCAGTAGACATTATTAGTGGTATATTTACAACACGTTGTTGATTGTATACAAGAGTCTTCTTCTAACTGCAAATTGATGTCACCTTGTCATGTAGAAAATACAGTGTTGCATTGTGATTTAGCTATCTTGGATTAAAAGATTGTGTAAGCCTTGGACAGTCAAGTAAGCAACTAAGCCCATAGTAACGCAATTATTCTTACCTGTAGATGTTGCTCTGTCACAATGACTGGACCACAGTGTGTGGTCTCAGCACACGCTCCCTGACAGTATCGGTGAGGGTCATCTCTCTTCCTCAAGTACTGACTGGAACATAATTAATTTACGCATTGACTTCATACCAAACATTCAATAGGTATTGGCAAAAGCTTGAAAGaggtacatataaaaaaaaaatatacaattctcAAACAGAAGTAAAAT from Polyodon spathula isolate WHYD16114869_AA chromosome 11, ASM1765450v1, whole genome shotgun sequence encodes the following:
- the LOC121323390 gene encoding glycerol-3-phosphate dehydrogenase [NAD(+)], cytoplasmic-like — encoded protein: MPGKKVCIVGSGNWGSAIAKIIGKNVTGSNRFDPIVNMWVFEEEVNGKKLTEIINSEHENVKYLPGHKLPNNVVAVPDVAEASAGADILVFVVPHQFISKLCDQIKPKIKPATFGISLIKGVDEGPDGLKLISNIIREKLEIEISVLMGANIASEVADEKFCETTIGCKNVQHGQIFKELFQTPNFRITVVEDCDTVELCGALKNIVAVGAGFCDGLGFGDNTKAAVIRLGLMEMVAFAKLFCKGTVSSVTFLESCGVADLITTCYGGRNRKVAEAFVKTKKSIEELEKEMLNGQKLQGPQTSAEVYKILKKFYMVNKFPLFTAVYLICFEGTPVQEFITCLQNHPQHM